A part of Microbulbifer sp. MI-G genomic DNA contains:
- a CDS encoding Rne/Rng family ribonuclease yields the protein MKRMLINATQPEELRVALVDGQWLYDLDIENRTRQQKKANIYKGKITRVEPSLEAAFVDYGEERHGFLPLKEISREYFLKHEGRIKIKDVVKEGMEVIVQVDKEERGNKGAALTTFISLAGRYLVLMPNNPRAGGISRRIEGDERSELRDALASVEVPSGMGIIVRTAGVGRSSDELQWDLNYLLKLWAAIKEEADSSKAPHFLFQESNVIIRAIRDYMRDDIGEVIVDDKGAYQLAAEFARQVMPHYTSKVKYYEDAIPLFNRYQIESQIETAFEREVKLPSGGSIVIDVTEALVSIDINSSRATKGGDIEETARNINLEAADEIARQLRLRDMGGLVVIDFIDMQSKSNQREVEKRMEKALSMDRARVQVGRISRFGLLEMSRQRLRPSLGETTFRICPRCSGQGTIRGTKSLALSILRLVEEEAKKERSAEIRAITPVNVATYLLNEKRKTISQIESRNNTRVVVVPSAELETPHFEVQRLRDDDTATPETSYKISGTVEEVATRKEEKPQRTAVQPAVQQIAHTAPAPTPEQKLEPGLLSRLINAIASLFSSGEKASDKHKKSKHRSKGYQRNRNQRGGRSNRNGRPARRKDDRREDTRQEDKRQGKQTEESETGSGRGDGQRRRRRRRSHDNRGQDDNRSTITDTKAEQAGEATGQQQKPARRPSNVRGRPQARRRGRRGEVATAATQGQEELNREINEAIDEAEGEAKKSQAIANKNRSAAPPAAQETRSRRRHERQPKTSKPAPQTEQVAQVAEVSTSPHLMEQPEPTAIQSDTARGNRAKAETASTLAEPTITIDTEKQPIPAASEEPSVANPMAEAQAPGKVEIDTAVEKAVAETPITDPSPLENASAIEPVDVEEIALKEANDAALWEQRDAGDGAQEAVLAAEAAASEKAPSPALQGRAGNDPRINPKPLHELSIVTEHHKMGLQQPLDTDQPAAVEHSPRTLPRPTNDPRVSQGEAQNHADTDIGRNSAEAS from the coding sequence ATGAAGAGAATGCTAATCAACGCAACCCAGCCAGAGGAGTTGCGTGTTGCCCTGGTAGACGGCCAGTGGCTCTACGATCTGGACATTGAAAACCGTACCCGCCAGCAGAAAAAAGCCAATATCTACAAAGGCAAGATCACCCGTGTGGAGCCTTCCCTGGAAGCTGCCTTTGTCGATTACGGCGAAGAGCGCCACGGCTTCCTTCCACTAAAGGAAATCTCCCGCGAGTACTTCCTCAAGCACGAAGGCCGCATCAAGATCAAGGATGTGGTTAAGGAGGGCATGGAAGTCATTGTACAGGTAGATAAGGAAGAGCGCGGCAACAAGGGCGCAGCGCTCACCACCTTTATCAGCCTTGCCGGGCGCTATCTGGTGCTCATGCCAAACAACCCCCGCGCCGGTGGTATTTCCCGGCGCATTGAAGGTGATGAGCGCTCTGAGTTGCGCGATGCCCTGGCCAGCGTGGAAGTCCCTTCGGGCATGGGTATTATCGTGCGCACCGCTGGTGTCGGCCGCAGCAGTGATGAACTGCAGTGGGACCTGAACTACCTGCTGAAGCTGTGGGCAGCGATCAAAGAGGAAGCCGACTCCTCCAAGGCGCCACACTTCCTATTTCAGGAAAGCAACGTCATTATCCGCGCAATTCGTGACTACATGCGCGACGATATCGGCGAAGTGATTGTCGATGACAAAGGCGCTTACCAATTGGCAGCGGAATTCGCCCGCCAGGTCATGCCCCACTATACCAGCAAGGTAAAGTACTACGAAGATGCTATCCCGCTGTTCAACCGCTACCAAATCGAAAGCCAGATAGAAACCGCCTTTGAACGGGAAGTAAAGCTGCCCTCTGGTGGCTCCATCGTGATTGATGTCACAGAAGCGCTCGTATCTATCGATATCAATTCCTCCCGCGCAACCAAAGGGGGAGATATTGAGGAGACTGCCCGCAATATCAACCTGGAAGCGGCAGATGAAATTGCCCGCCAATTGCGCCTGCGCGATATGGGGGGCCTGGTTGTTATCGACTTTATCGATATGCAGAGCAAATCCAACCAGCGCGAAGTGGAAAAGCGCATGGAGAAGGCCCTAAGCATGGACCGCGCCCGGGTCCAGGTTGGCCGAATCTCCCGCTTTGGCCTGCTGGAAATGTCCCGCCAGCGCCTGCGCCCCTCTCTGGGTGAGACCACTTTCCGGATCTGCCCCCGCTGCAGCGGTCAGGGCACCATTCGCGGCACAAAATCCCTGGCGCTCTCCATTTTGCGCCTGGTGGAAGAAGAGGCCAAGAAAGAGCGCAGTGCAGAGATTCGTGCGATCACGCCAGTCAATGTCGCCACATATCTGCTCAACGAAAAGCGCAAAACCATTTCGCAGATCGAATCCCGAAATAATACCCGTGTCGTTGTCGTGCCCAGTGCGGAACTCGAAACTCCACACTTTGAAGTGCAGCGCCTGCGCGATGACGACACGGCCACTCCGGAAACCTCCTATAAAATTTCCGGCACTGTCGAAGAGGTCGCTACCAGAAAAGAGGAGAAGCCCCAGCGCACAGCGGTTCAACCCGCTGTACAGCAGATCGCACATACCGCTCCGGCACCCACCCCGGAACAAAAGCTCGAACCCGGTCTGCTCAGCCGTTTGATTAACGCCATTGCCTCTCTCTTCTCAAGCGGGGAAAAAGCGTCTGACAAACACAAAAAATCCAAACATCGCAGCAAAGGTTACCAGCGCAATCGCAATCAGCGCGGTGGCCGCAGCAACCGCAATGGGCGTCCCGCACGCCGCAAGGATGACCGCCGCGAGGACACCAGACAAGAAGACAAACGCCAGGGGAAGCAAACCGAGGAATCCGAGACCGGTTCAGGGCGGGGCGATGGCCAACGCCGACGCCGTCGCCGTCGCAGCCACGACAACCGTGGCCAAGACGACAACCGCTCTACAATTACTGATACCAAAGCTGAGCAGGCTGGTGAAGCCACGGGGCAACAACAGAAGCCGGCACGCCGCCCAAGCAATGTTCGCGGACGCCCGCAGGCACGCCGCCGCGGCCGCCGTGGAGAAGTTGCCACAGCCGCAACCCAAGGCCAGGAAGAACTGAACCGCGAAATCAATGAAGCCATTGACGAAGCGGAAGGTGAAGCCAAAAAGTCACAAGCCATTGCCAATAAAAACCGCAGTGCAGCGCCGCCTGCAGCCCAGGAAACCAGATCCAGGAGGCGGCACGAGCGCCAGCCCAAGACATCAAAACCCGCACCTCAAACAGAGCAAGTTGCGCAGGTAGCAGAGGTTTCAACAAGCCCTCACTTGATGGAACAACCTGAACCCACAGCAATACAAAGTGATACCGCCAGAGGAAATAGAGCCAAGGCCGAAACGGCATCTACACTCGCAGAACCGACGATCACTATTGATACCGAAAAGCAACCGATCCCGGCAGCATCTGAGGAGCCGTCTGTTGCCAACCCAATGGCAGAAGCACAGGCTCCCGGCAAAGTGGAAATAGACACTGCTGTTGAGAAAGCGGTTGCCGAAACACCAATAACAGATCCCTCTCCGCTGGAGAATGCTTCTGCTATTGAGCCGGTGGATGTCGAAGAGATTGCCTTAAAAGAAGCCAATGACGCCGCTTTGTGGGAACAGCGCGATGCGGGCGACGGCGCCCAGGAAGCCGTGTTGGCCGCGGAAGCTGCGGCATCGGAAAAAGCACCCTCCCCAGCACTGCAGGGCCGCGCCGGTAATGATCCCCGGATCAACCCCAAGCCGCTGCACGAGCTTTCGATTGTCACAGAACACCATAAAATGGGTCTACAGCAGCCGCTGGACACAGATCAGCCCGCTGCCGTCGAGCACAGCCCGCGCACCCTGCCCCGCCCCACCAATGATCCCCGTGTGAGCCAAGGGGAAGCGCAGAATCATGCCGATACCGACATCGGCCGCAACTCAGCAGAGGCCAGCTGA
- a CDS encoding IS3 family transposase (programmed frameshift) produces the protein MSRQRRSFSLEFKLDAARLVVDQAYSVPEAARSLDVGTTAIRRWVKQLEAERSGKTPASKAFTSDQQKIQALEARINRLEREKEIPKKGYRSLDVRRDESYALIDRLSEQESVEVVCKAFDVPRSCYYEYKSRKNSIDVSRVQLCARVNEVFKRSRSAAGSRTIVGIFNNQGITIGRFKVRRLMREAGLICKQPGSHNYKKATVERPDIPNELDREFNVEMPNQVWCGDITYIWAGSRWCYLATVIDLYARRTVGWAISEQPDAALTVKALEMAWEQRDKPNGVMFHSDQGSQYGSRLFRQRLWRCRMRQSMSRRGNCWDNAPMERLFRSLKSEWVPFLGYASIAEASRDISHYLMTYYNWERPHQHNDGIPPAKAEEKLNLLSGNS, from the exons ATGAGTAGACAACGTCGTTCCTTCTCCCTGGAGTTCAAACTGGATGCTGCCCGCCTGGTCGTAGATCAAGCTTATTCAGTACCTGAGGCCGCCCGTTCATTGGATGTGGGTACCACCGCCATCCGCCGATGGGTGAAACAGCTTGAAGCTGAACGTAGCGGGAAGACACCTGCGAGCAAAGCATTTACCTCCGATCAACAAAAGATCCAAGCGCTTGAGGCCCGGATCAATCGCCTGGAACGGGAGAAAGAGATAC CTAAAAAAGGCTACCGCTCTCTTGATGTCCGACGAGATGAATCGTACGCGCTGATAGACCGATTAAGTGAGCAAGAGTCCGTCGAAGTGGTCTGCAAAGCGTTTGATGTACCTCGATCATGCTACTACGAGTACAAGAGCAGAAAAAATAGCATTGATGTATCGAGGGTTCAGCTTTGTGCCAGGGTCAATGAAGTCTTCAAGCGTAGCCGCAGTGCCGCTGGTAGCCGAACAATTGTGGGGATATTCAACAATCAGGGCATCACAATCGGGCGCTTCAAAGTGCGCAGGCTGATGCGCGAAGCTGGTCTGATCTGCAAGCAGCCGGGCTCTCACAATTACAAAAAGGCAACGGTTGAACGGCCAGATATACCGAATGAGCTTGATCGAGAGTTCAATGTGGAAATGCCAAATCAAGTCTGGTGTGGCGATATCACCTACATCTGGGCTGGCTCTCGCTGGTGCTACCTGGCTACGGTGATAGATCTGTACGCCCGCCGTACCGTCGGTTGGGCGATTTCAGAGCAGCCGGATGCGGCTCTCACGGTGAAAGCTCTGGAAATGGCCTGGGAGCAGCGAGATAAGCCAAATGGTGTCATGTTCCACTCGGATCAAGGTAGCCAGTATGGGAGCCGTCTTTTCAGGCAGCGGCTATGGCGCTGCCGGATGAGACAGAGTATGAGTCGTCGTGGAAATTGCTGGGACAATGCTCCGATGGAAAGACTGTTCCGCAGCCTGAAAAGCGAATGGGTACCGTTTCTTGGCTACGCCTCCATCGCAGAGGCAAGCCGGGACATCAGTCACTATCTGATGACCTACTACAATTGGGAACGTCCCCATCAGCACAACGATGGTATACCACCCGCAAAGGCGGAAGAAAAACTTAACTTACTGTCCGGAAATAGTTGA
- a CDS encoding ATP-binding cassette domain-containing protein has product MTNTHLVLKDVSHVLPDGRTLFSDLNELFDLRSTGLVGRNGVGKTLLARILARLLQPTSGYCQCSGSVYYLAQQVIYPDGSTVADLVGVKRTLDALARIESGSTASEDFDAVGDDWDIHQRLQYELEHNNLGHLVADTPAGILSGGEAVRVSLIGATLSDADFLILDEPSNHLDRPNRQALIEQLQRWPHGLIVVSHDRQLLEVMERIVELSSQGLHSYGGNYSFYAEAKAHERQHALQNLNERKLERQRQEQAARKQRERQERRQARGYRQGKIANQAKSLLDRQKERCETSSGKLCKKHAAIRAQLNQHVREAAQQVEDESQIILHAIAITQSVKRRVAELDRVELPYVTTSTRAISLILSGQQRIGVVGPNGCGKSTLLRVLSGQLKPLTGSCKVTSENAYLNQELGNLDPDKTVLAQLQLANRKAIEGDLRMRLAQLGLNAQKIAIPSRSLSGGERLKGALACILYADSPPQLLLLDEPNNHLDLPSIQALEIMLRSYQGTLVIVSHDDSFLENLELTDFLLATEQGWSLESL; this is encoded by the coding sequence ATGACAAATACCCATCTCGTACTAAAAGACGTGTCTCACGTGCTGCCAGACGGCAGAACTCTTTTTTCCGACCTTAATGAACTGTTTGACCTGCGCTCAACGGGGTTGGTTGGACGTAATGGTGTGGGAAAAACTTTGCTGGCACGCATACTGGCTAGGTTGTTACAACCAACCTCCGGGTACTGTCAATGTTCCGGCAGCGTGTATTATCTTGCCCAGCAAGTGATATATCCTGATGGTTCTACAGTGGCCGACTTGGTGGGAGTAAAGCGTACACTGGATGCACTAGCACGGATCGAGTCTGGCAGTACGGCATCGGAGGATTTCGATGCCGTAGGGGATGACTGGGACATACACCAGCGACTTCAATATGAGCTTGAACACAACAACTTGGGCCACCTTGTGGCAGATACACCTGCCGGCATTCTGAGCGGCGGTGAGGCGGTGCGAGTTTCCCTGATTGGTGCCACGCTCTCGGATGCAGACTTCTTGATTCTTGATGAGCCGAGCAATCATCTCGACAGACCGAATCGTCAAGCACTGATCGAACAACTACAACGGTGGCCGCACGGGCTGATTGTGGTCAGTCATGATCGGCAATTGCTGGAAGTCATGGAACGCATCGTGGAATTATCATCTCAGGGACTGCACAGCTACGGGGGAAACTACTCATTTTATGCCGAGGCTAAGGCACACGAGCGGCAGCATGCCCTACAGAATCTCAATGAGCGCAAGCTTGAACGCCAGCGTCAGGAGCAAGCTGCGCGGAAGCAGCGTGAACGCCAAGAGCGACGCCAAGCACGGGGCTATCGACAAGGTAAAATAGCCAACCAAGCTAAGAGCTTGCTGGATCGACAAAAAGAGCGTTGCGAAACATCGTCAGGCAAGTTGTGTAAGAAACACGCCGCTATTCGAGCGCAACTAAACCAACATGTGCGCGAAGCAGCGCAGCAAGTTGAAGATGAGTCACAAATAATCCTGCATGCAATAGCAATCACCCAATCCGTAAAACGTCGTGTGGCAGAGTTGGATCGCGTAGAGCTACCTTACGTAACTACATCAACTCGTGCCATCAGCCTGATCTTGAGTGGGCAACAGCGTATAGGTGTTGTCGGCCCGAACGGTTGTGGCAAATCCACGTTGCTTCGTGTGCTTTCGGGCCAACTAAAGCCCTTGACCGGGTCATGCAAGGTGACCTCCGAGAATGCATACCTCAACCAGGAGTTAGGGAATCTTGATCCGGATAAGACGGTACTCGCACAGCTACAATTAGCCAATCGTAAAGCTATCGAAGGGGATCTTCGCATGCGTTTGGCGCAACTAGGCCTTAATGCGCAGAAAATAGCAATACCCAGCAGATCGCTGAGCGGTGGAGAGCGTCTAAAGGGGGCTCTAGCATGCATACTCTACGCCGATTCACCACCGCAGCTACTGTTGCTGGATGAACCGAACAACCACCTTGATTTACCCTCGATACAGGCACTGGAAATCATGTTGCGTAGTTACCAAGGTACGTTGGTAATAGTATCGCATGATGACTCATTTTTGGAAAACCTCGAACTAACAGATTTCTTGCTTGCTACTGAACAAGGCTGGAGCTTGGAGTCACTTTGA
- a CDS encoding ogr/Delta-like zinc finger family protein yields the protein MVPKLTQLYCACKNQDCGHTFVCDVGFCRTINPPKNNQHALLKNWLLTLPAKDRLTLFESLNKH from the coding sequence ATAGTTCCCAAACTCACACAGCTATATTGCGCCTGTAAAAATCAGGACTGCGGACACACCTTTGTGTGTGATGTCGGTTTCTGTCGCACCATCAATCCACCAAAAAATAATCAACACGCCTTACTTAAAAACTGGCTATTGACACTGCCCGCAAAGGACCGTCTGACTTTGTTTGAATCCTTAAACAAGCATTAA
- a CDS encoding NAD-dependent formate dehydrogenase: MKILAVLYSDPKEGMPSQYPLKKLPELTSYPDGSSLPSPQSIDFTPGELLGSVSGELGLRKFLESAGHTLVVTSDKDGPSSTAARELEDADIVISQPFWPFYLTESLMRKAKNLKLAITAGIGSDHVDLGAAIKHSIDVVEVTWSNSISVSEHVVMMILALVRDYIHQHDIVKQGGWDIADAVARSYDLEGMHVGVLGAGRIGLSVLRRLKPFETHLHYFDQHRLPESIETELGLNYHDELISMLAACDVVSINCPLHPATENLFTTELIDQMKPGAYLINTARGKICNREAIAKALESGQLSGYAGDVWFPQPAPANHIWRSMPHNGMTPHTSGTSLSAQARYAAGVREILECFLTGRAIREEYFIVKNGSLAGAGANAYTEGNTTEGAEQLAKDT, from the coding sequence ATGAAGATATTGGCTGTTTTGTACAGTGATCCAAAAGAGGGAATGCCTTCACAATATCCACTCAAAAAACTGCCTGAACTTACAAGCTATCCAGATGGGTCCAGTTTGCCTAGCCCACAGAGTATTGATTTTACTCCAGGTGAACTGTTGGGGTCTGTTTCAGGAGAATTGGGTTTACGCAAGTTCCTTGAAAGTGCTGGGCATACATTAGTTGTTACATCCGATAAGGATGGCCCCAGCTCAACAGCAGCAAGAGAACTTGAAGATGCTGATATTGTTATTTCACAGCCTTTCTGGCCTTTTTACCTGACAGAGAGTTTGATGAGAAAAGCCAAAAATCTCAAACTGGCGATCACGGCCGGTATTGGTTCTGATCATGTCGATCTGGGTGCCGCTATTAAGCATAGCATTGATGTTGTGGAAGTTACTTGGTCTAACTCGATTTCTGTGTCCGAACACGTCGTCATGATGATTTTGGCATTGGTGCGGGATTACATTCACCAGCACGACATTGTTAAACAAGGCGGGTGGGATATTGCGGATGCGGTGGCGCGTTCTTACGATTTGGAGGGCATGCATGTTGGAGTTTTAGGTGCAGGCAGAATCGGTTTATCCGTATTACGCAGACTAAAGCCTTTTGAGACCCATTTGCATTACTTTGATCAGCATCGTCTGCCAGAAAGCATTGAGACAGAGCTTGGTCTTAATTATCATGATGAACTAATCTCTATGCTCGCTGCTTGCGATGTTGTCTCCATCAACTGCCCCCTACACCCCGCAACTGAGAATCTATTTACTACAGAGCTTATTGATCAAATGAAACCCGGCGCTTATTTGATCAATACAGCCCGAGGTAAAATCTGCAACCGTGAAGCCATTGCCAAGGCCCTTGAGTCAGGTCAACTCAGTGGTTACGCTGGTGATGTTTGGTTTCCACAGCCTGCCCCTGCCAACCATATCTGGCGATCAATGCCCCACAATGGAATGACACCCCACACTTCGGGCACAAGCCTATCTGCTCAGGCACGCTATGCTGCAGGCGTCAGAGAAATTTTAGAGTGCTTTTTGACGGGTAGGGCTATTCGTGAGGAGTACTTCATTGTTAAAAATGGTTCTCTTGCAGGGGCCGGTGCAAATGCGTATACCGAGGGTAACACAACAGAGGGAGCAGAACAGTTAGCAAAGGATACCTAA